A genomic window from Desulfobotulus mexicanus includes:
- a CDS encoding TolC family protein gives MRRNLFLLLGILCFFSGSPVFADLPVVHIAVIEDGPAMRYGGIAELKAEILDLTKNEFDVRFPETLHFSGSWDVKEIGRQVERALTNPVTDIVIAAGVISSHLLCHRDNLQKPAIASLVIDANLQNLPESQGSSGVRNLNYIKSFQNFDRDMEAFGRMVPFKRLALIGDETIVAGLPDLAERTKSAGKKFGVEIDFIAATSRASHVLASLPESVDAVFITPLMRFSHDEFALLIQGLEEKKLPSFSLWGRDEVERGILAGMAPSERINRLSRRISLHVQQILLGRDAGSLSVAFHPDMDFTVNMETARRIGVYPDWDILLDADLIHEDPHPIGRPLAINGAVQAALSANLEIRLAEREEAIRKALARSQRSPLRPQGLFSLEGRVTDSKNAASSMGRQPEEEIWAEVMLRQILFSEKKRSVADVADIELKTQQVMRRQVELDIAESAALAFLDVLRAGRLVQIRKDDLDLSRANLERAENRREVGYAGPSEVYRWQSRLASARKALLEARSLLRQAETGLNLILNRPLDQPVFLSDTRLSDPLFFVSDPRIRWFSENPGRMGVFHDFVVAEARDQAPELERVELAMEAARRGILAARRSWYLPDLLAEGGMRQRLLSQGKGSGAAEIELMPGVPPIRLPESEDFGWQVGIKASYPLITGGARPAALDEGLERLESLRTRRLQIAEGLEARMRVSLHRTTASWPGIRLSADAAAAASKNLELVTDAYERGLVSAMELLDAQHASLVAEQMSATSVYDFLKDLMAVQRLLGNVDFSATLEARDAMFERLKRHFEDSGMDLPLVSAGGGEE, from the coding sequence ATGCGGCGGAATTTATTTTTACTGCTGGGGATACTCTGCTTTTTTTCCGGCAGTCCTGTTTTTGCGGATCTCCCTGTCGTGCATATCGCTGTCATAGAAGATGGCCCTGCCATGCGCTATGGGGGCATTGCGGAGCTGAAGGCCGAGATTCTGGATCTGACAAAAAATGAATTTGACGTCCGTTTCCCCGAGACCCTGCATTTTTCAGGAAGCTGGGATGTGAAAGAGATAGGAAGGCAGGTGGAAAGGGCCCTGACGAATCCAGTGACGGATATCGTCATTGCCGCAGGCGTTATTTCTTCACACCTTCTCTGCCACAGGGATAATCTTCAAAAACCTGCCATTGCCTCGCTGGTTATTGATGCAAATCTCCAGAACCTGCCCGAAAGTCAGGGAAGCTCCGGAGTCAGGAATCTGAATTACATCAAATCATTTCAGAATTTTGACAGGGATATGGAAGCCTTCGGCCGCATGGTGCCCTTTAAGAGGCTTGCCCTCATTGGTGATGAAACCATTGTGGCTGGCCTGCCTGATCTTGCGGAAAGGACAAAAAGCGCAGGGAAAAAATTTGGGGTGGAGATTGACTTCATTGCTGCGACATCCCGGGCTTCTCATGTTCTGGCTTCTCTGCCGGAATCTGTGGATGCGGTATTCATTACTCCTCTTATGAGATTTTCCCATGATGAATTTGCCCTCCTGATTCAGGGGCTTGAAGAAAAAAAACTGCCTTCCTTTTCCCTCTGGGGCAGGGATGAGGTTGAAAGGGGTATTCTGGCTGGAATGGCGCCTTCGGAGCGTATTAATCGTCTCTCCAGGCGTATTTCCCTTCATGTACAGCAGATTCTTCTGGGCAGGGATGCGGGAAGTCTTTCCGTTGCCTTTCATCCGGACATGGATTTTACGGTTAATATGGAAACAGCCAGACGCATCGGGGTGTATCCGGACTGGGATATTCTGCTGGATGCGGATCTGATCCATGAAGACCCGCATCCCATTGGCAGGCCCCTTGCCATTAACGGGGCCGTGCAGGCTGCCCTTTCCGCCAATCTGGAAATCAGGCTGGCGGAAAGGGAGGAGGCCATCCGTAAAGCCCTGGCCCGGAGCCAGCGTTCGCCCTTGCGGCCCCAGGGACTTTTTTCCCTGGAAGGTCGTGTTACGGACAGTAAAAATGCGGCTTCCAGTATGGGGCGTCAGCCCGAAGAGGAGATCTGGGCTGAAGTGATGCTGCGACAGATTCTATTTTCTGAAAAAAAAAGAAGTGTTGCGGATGTGGCGGACATAGAGCTTAAGACCCAGCAGGTGATGAGGCGGCAGGTGGAGCTGGATATTGCAGAATCTGCAGCTCTGGCTTTTCTGGATGTGCTCCGGGCAGGGCGTCTGGTGCAGATCCGTAAAGATGATCTGGATCTGAGCCGGGCGAACCTGGAACGGGCGGAAAACCGCAGAGAGGTTGGATATGCAGGGCCTTCGGAAGTTTATCGATGGCAGAGCCGTCTGGCTTCGGCCCGCAAGGCACTTCTGGAAGCCAGATCTTTGCTGCGGCAGGCGGAAACGGGCCTGAACCTTATTTTGAACCGGCCTTTGGATCAGCCTGTGTTTCTTTCGGATACCAGGCTTTCTGATCCCCTTTTCTTTGTGAGTGATCCCCGTATCCGCTGGTTTTCGGAGAATCCGGGTCGTATGGGAGTTTTCCATGATTTTGTGGTGGCAGAGGCCAGGGATCAGGCACCGGAGCTGGAGCGTGTGGAGCTGGCCATGGAAGCGGCCCGAAGGGGCATTCTTGCGGCCAGAAGATCATGGTATCTGCCGGATCTTCTGGCTGAAGGCGGGATGCGTCAGCGTCTGCTTTCCCAAGGTAAGGGCAGTGGTGCCGCAGAAATCGAACTTATGCCGGGGGTGCCGCCCATCAGGCTGCCGGAAAGCGAGGATTTCGGATGGCAGGTGGGGATAAAGGCTTCTTATCCCCTTATAACCGGCGGGGCCAGACCTGCTGCCCTGGATGAGGGGCTTGAAAGACTGGAATCTCTTCGTACCCGGAGATTACAGATAGCCGAAGGGCTGGAGGCAAGGATGAGAGTGTCCCTGCACAGGACAACGGCATCCTGGCCGGGAATTCGTCTTTCTGCGGATGCTGCTGCGGCTGCCTCAAAGAATCTGGAGCTGGTTACTGATGCTTATGAAAGGGGCCTTGTTTCCGCCATGGAACTTCTGGATGCCCAGCATGCAAGTCTTGTGGCAGAGCAGATGTCTGCCACCAGTGTCTATGATTTTCTAAAGGATCTGATGGCAGTGCAGCGGCTTCTGGGCAATGTGGATTTCTCTGCAACTCTGGAGGCAAGAGATGCCATGTTTGAGCGCCTGAAAAGGCATTTTGAGGATTCGGGGATGGATCTGCCTTTGGTTTCTGCGGGAGGGGGAGAGGAATGA
- a CDS encoding efflux RND transporter periplasmic adaptor subunit yields the protein MNKKSPLILGCVFLILLVFAGCREAPHEVQEPELRPVRYIEVQADEGLRIRTFTGLARAGMASRMSFRVPGTLQKLHVRVGDVLEKGQLIAELDATDFQLKLQEAEAALSRAQAQARNAEAIYGRVQALYERRNASRSELDAARTGAESAEAAVRSIENQLALARRQLTYARLEAPDRCAVAAVPVEKNENVGAGQAVAVINCGKGVDVRIAVPAIHISGVREGMPVKVRVDALGNGEYIGIITEVGVSSMGLETTFPVTVRLEDPDVRILPGMAAEVDVSMDVSSSRGLVVPFRSVGEDEKGRFVYSLELLEDGETAMVKRQPVEIAGMTPDGLEIAQGLQIGDLLVTAGIAHIHDGLRVKLWKEERP from the coding sequence ATGAATAAAAAATCACCTTTGATACTGGGATGCGTTTTTTTGATACTGCTGGTTTTTGCAGGCTGCAGGGAAGCTCCCCATGAAGTGCAGGAACCCGAACTGAGGCCCGTTCGTTATATTGAGGTGCAGGCCGATGAAGGGCTTCGGATAAGGACATTTACAGGTCTTGCCCGTGCGGGTATGGCATCCCGCATGAGTTTCCGTGTACCCGGAACCCTGCAGAAACTCCATGTGCGGGTAGGAGACGTGTTGGAAAAGGGACAGCTTATTGCCGAGCTGGATGCCACGGATTTTCAGCTGAAACTCCAGGAAGCCGAGGCTGCCCTCAGCCGGGCCCAGGCCCAGGCAAGGAATGCCGAAGCCATTTATGGCAGAGTGCAGGCCCTTTATGAGCGGCGTAATGCTTCCCGCAGTGAGTTGGATGCGGCAAGAACGGGTGCGGAGTCAGCGGAAGCAGCGGTACGTTCCATTGAGAACCAGCTGGCTCTGGCCAGACGCCAGCTTACCTATGCCAGGCTGGAAGCACCGGATCGTTGTGCCGTGGCGGCTGTGCCCGTGGAGAAAAACGAGAATGTGGGAGCCGGTCAGGCCGTGGCAGTCATTAACTGCGGTAAAGGCGTGGATGTCCGCATCGCAGTGCCTGCCATCCACATTTCCGGTGTGCGTGAGGGTATGCCCGTTAAAGTCCGGGTGGATGCCCTTGGCAATGGCGAATATATCGGCATTATAACTGAGGTGGGGGTTTCGTCCATGGGTCTTGAAACCACCTTTCCCGTGACGGTAAGACTGGAAGATCCTGATGTACGCATTCTTCCCGGCATGGCTGCGGAAGTGGATGTTTCCATGGATGTGAGCAGCAGCAGGGGGCTTGTGGTTCCCTTCAGAAGTGTTGGCGAGGATGAAAAAGGGCGCTTTGTCTATTCTCTGGAGCTTCTGGAGGACGGGGAGACAGCTATGGTTAAGAGGCAGCCTGTGGAAATAGCAGGGATGACACCCGATGGGCTTGAGATAGCTCAGGGGCTTCAGATCGGTGATCTTCTGGTGACAGCGGGTATTGCCCATATCCATGATGGGCTCAGGGTGAAGCTCTGGAAGGAGGAGAGGCCATGA
- a CDS encoding efflux RND transporter permease subunit gives MNLTRLAIEKNRISLVFLFVIIVGGLIAYRDLPRDYDPGFVLRVARVVTYFPGASPERVEQLVTDRLEKVIQEIPELDYVKSQSKTGVSIIDVWVKERYRNMRPIWDNLRRKVERAALDLPEGVYAPIVNDEFSDVFGTLIGITGEDYSYRELKAVADEVRDALLMLDEVAKVDLYGVQDERIFVEYSNARLGEMGISPYQLMGILKSRNIIIPGGAIDVEGERIALEPSGNFESLDELRQTVVQVPGRAEMLFLADMVDIRRGYADPPSSMMRANGIPSIGLAVSMREGGNLIDLGDAVSGLLEGVRLYYPYGIEFHLVNFSPGEVRDKVSLFQKNLFQAVLMVLGITFVALGLRTGLVVAALIPMTMFMGLMLMSFFGIGIDQMSLASLVISLGMLVDNAIVMSESISVRMEEGEAPVAAAIASARELTVPLLTSSLATAASFLPIFLAKSTTGEYTAPLFKVVTLILLSSWLISMTLIPLLATKVLKVRKSRAGKKTYNSGFYRIYRKMLGLSLRHRGLSLGLVFMVFLSVMYTFRYLPVIFFPPSDRLFFTAELELPAGSTIESTEAMVKDVEAFMKKRFLTGPERSEGIRSWVTHIAQGGPRYLLTHVPEQGVPHYALMIINITDLDLMPGIKAEMEAYVEKRYLDAKIELKRIQNGPPVQDPVQIRISGRDTEKLFAIAEEVKQRLAGEAGVRQISDDWGRRIKKLVVRVNQPRARMAGVSSQDIAISLQTGLSGFTLTEFREDDKLIPVSLRSVAADRKDIGKLENIHVYAQATGRSVPLSQVADIEIVWQPSEVLRRDRLRTVTVSSGLMPGYTAEEIIRSMQPWLDQEMLSWGMGFRYAFGGEREKSTQANAAIMEQIPVGGFIILMLLMLQFNSFRKTLIIMTTIPLGLIGVVAGLHITGLYFGFMTLLGIISLSGIVVNNAIVLLDRIRIEMEEMKRTPQEAIVEAGCRRMRPIVLSTATTALGMVPLLWGGGPIWAPMAVGIIFGLIFSTVLTLGVVPVLYALLFRVRFN, from the coding sequence ATGAACCTGACCCGCCTTGCCATAGAAAAAAACCGCATATCCCTTGTTTTTCTCTTTGTTATTATTGTCGGCGGACTCATTGCCTACAGGGATCTTCCCAGGGATTATGATCCGGGTTTTGTGTTGCGGGTTGCAAGGGTGGTGACCTATTTCCCCGGTGCTTCTCCGGAGAGGGTGGAGCAGCTGGTCACAGACAGGCTTGAAAAGGTGATTCAGGAGATTCCTGAGCTGGATTATGTGAAAAGTCAGTCAAAAACCGGGGTTTCCATCATTGATGTGTGGGTGAAGGAGCGGTACCGGAACATGCGGCCCATATGGGATAATTTGCGGCGCAAGGTGGAGCGTGCCGCTCTGGATCTTCCCGAAGGCGTATATGCTCCCATTGTAAATGATGAATTCTCCGATGTTTTTGGCACTCTCATAGGAATAACAGGTGAAGATTACAGCTACAGGGAACTCAAAGCTGTGGCGGATGAGGTGCGGGATGCCCTGCTCATGCTGGACGAAGTGGCCAAGGTGGACCTTTACGGTGTTCAGGATGAACGGATTTTTGTGGAGTACAGCAATGCAAGGCTGGGGGAGATGGGCATATCCCCCTATCAGCTCATGGGTATACTGAAGTCAAGGAACATCATTATTCCCGGAGGAGCCATTGATGTGGAGGGAGAGCGCATTGCCCTTGAACCTTCCGGAAATTTTGAGTCCCTGGATGAGCTGCGTCAGACCGTGGTGCAGGTACCCGGCCGGGCGGAGATGCTGTTTCTCGCGGATATGGTGGATATCCGCAGGGGCTACGCCGACCCTCCGTCCAGCATGATGCGGGCCAACGGCATTCCGTCCATAGGTCTTGCCGTATCCATGCGCGAGGGAGGTAATCTCATTGATCTGGGAGATGCCGTGAGCGGGCTTCTGGAAGGGGTGCGGCTTTATTATCCCTATGGCATTGAGTTTCACCTGGTGAATTTTTCGCCGGGTGAAGTGCGGGACAAGGTGAGCCTGTTTCAGAAAAATCTTTTTCAGGCGGTTTTGATGGTTTTAGGTATCACCTTTGTTGCCCTTGGCTTGCGCACGGGCCTTGTGGTGGCGGCTCTGATCCCCATGACCATGTTCATGGGGCTGATGCTTATGTCTTTTTTCGGCATCGGTATTGATCAGATGAGCCTTGCTTCTCTGGTGATTTCTCTGGGTATGCTGGTGGATAACGCCATTGTCATGAGTGAGTCCATCAGTGTCCGTATGGAGGAAGGGGAAGCACCTGTAGCTGCGGCCATTGCTTCTGCCAGAGAACTCACCGTTCCCCTTCTGACCTCTTCGCTGGCAACTGCGGCATCTTTTCTGCCTATATTCCTCGCTAAATCCACCACAGGGGAATATACAGCTCCCCTTTTCAAGGTGGTTACCCTGATTCTTCTGTCTTCCTGGCTGATTTCCATGACCCTGATTCCCCTGCTGGCGACGAAGGTTCTGAAGGTGAGAAAAAGCCGGGCCGGGAAAAAGACCTATAACAGCGGTTTTTACCGTATCTATAGAAAGATGCTGGGGCTTTCTTTGAGGCACAGGGGGTTGAGTCTGGGTCTTGTGTTTATGGTTTTTCTTTCGGTGATGTATACCTTCCGTTATCTTCCCGTGATTTTTTTCCCGCCATCGGACCGGCTTTTTTTCACGGCCGAGCTGGAGCTTCCCGCAGGCAGCACCATAGAAAGTACCGAGGCCATGGTAAAGGATGTGGAAGCCTTCATGAAAAAGCGCTTTCTTACGGGGCCGGAGCGCAGCGAAGGTATCCGGAGCTGGGTGACCCATATCGCTCAGGGTGGACCGAGGTATCTGCTTACCCATGTACCTGAACAGGGGGTGCCCCACTATGCTCTTATGATTATTAATATAACGGACCTTGATCTAATGCCGGGTATCAAGGCCGAGATGGAAGCCTATGTGGAAAAAAGATATCTCGATGCAAAAATTGAATTGAAAAGAATCCAGAATGGCCCGCCTGTGCAGGATCCTGTGCAGATAAGGATTTCCGGAAGGGATACGGAAAAGCTTTTTGCCATTGCCGAAGAGGTGAAGCAGCGTCTTGCCGGGGAAGCGGGGGTGCGGCAGATTTCCGATGACTGGGGGCGAAGAATAAAAAAACTTGTGGTCCGTGTCAACCAGCCCAGAGCCCGCATGGCCGGGGTTTCCAGTCAGGATATAGCCATAAGTCTTCAGACCGGCCTTTCCGGTTTTACCCTCACGGAATTCAGGGAGGATGATAAGCTGATTCCGGTTTCCCTGCGAAGTGTGGCCGCAGACAGAAAGGATATAGGCAAGCTGGAGAACATCCATGTTTATGCCCAGGCCACGGGGCGTTCCGTTCCCCTGAGTCAGGTGGCAGATATTGAGATCGTCTGGCAGCCTTCGGAGGTGTTGCGCAGGGACAGGCTGCGTACGGTGACAGTCAGTTCCGGTCTTATGCCGGGATATACGGCGGAAGAGATCATCCGCAGCATGCAGCCCTGGCTGGATCAGGAAATGCTTTCCTGGGGTATGGGATTCCGCTATGCCTTTGGAGGTGAAAGGGAAAAGTCCACCCAGGCCAATGCTGCCATCATGGAGCAGATTCCCGTGGGAGGTTTTATTATTCTGATGCTGCTAATGCTGCAGTTCAATTCTTTCCGTAAAACCCTCATCATCATGACCACAATCCCTCTGGGTCTTATCGGTGTTGTGGCAGGACTTCATATCACAGGTCTGTATTTTGGCTTTATGACTCTGCTGGGGATTATTTCTCTTTCGGGTATTGTGGTGAACAATGCCATTGTGCTTTTGGATCGTATCCGCATTGAAATGGAGGAAATGAAACGGACGCCCCAGGAGGCCATAGTGGAGGCGGGGTGCAGGCGTATGCGGCCCATTGTTCTGAGTACAGCCACCACAGCCCTTGGCATGGTTCCCCTGCTCTGGGGGGGAGGCCCTATCTGGGCACCCATGGCCGTGGGGATTATTTTTGGTCTGATTTTTTCAACGGTGCTGACCCTTGGGGTGGTGCCTGTCCTTTATGCCCTGCTTTTTCGTGTGCGTTTTAACTGA
- a CDS encoding acetyl-CoA hydrolase/transferase family protein, whose protein sequence is MNHQKEYQQKLVSAEEAVKCIRSGDRVDYSFMTTKPIACDAALAARNGELQDVEVYAAITVLPVPEVVKHPQSFHYHDMHFSKISRIIQRDFNLCYYVPIMYHEAGKWLREGIASQHHVFIGQVCPMDKHGYFNFSITNSASLANAQHCEKVILEINPNLPIALGGAEESIHISQVDYIVEVKEDMPVFEAPAAEPSEVDRQIAANVMGFIHDGCCIQLGIGGMPDAVGKMIAASDLKNLGGHTEMLSEAYVDMIESGRMTGIHKPFDKCRVPYTFALGPKRLYDFIHNNPAVASYPAQYTNDPRRIAQIDNFISINNAVEVDLYSQVNAESADIHQISGNGGMWDFVMGAQWSKGGKSLICLASTATNKEGQRISRIVPHFDPCSITTIPRQQVDTIVTEYGVAEVRARSTWERAEMMVNIAHPDFRDELIKKAEAQKIWKRSNKKDA, encoded by the coding sequence ATGAACCACCAGAAAGAGTATCAGCAGAAACTTGTTTCTGCGGAAGAAGCCGTTAAATGCATACGCTCCGGAGACCGGGTGGACTACAGTTTCATGACCACCAAGCCCATTGCCTGCGATGCGGCCCTGGCTGCCCGCAATGGAGAGCTGCAGGATGTGGAAGTATATGCGGCCATAACTGTGCTTCCTGTTCCGGAAGTGGTCAAGCATCCCCAGAGCTTCCATTACCACGACATGCACTTCAGCAAAATCAGCCGCATCATCCAGCGGGATTTCAACCTCTGCTATTATGTACCCATTATGTACCATGAGGCTGGGAAATGGCTGAGGGAAGGGATTGCAAGCCAACACCATGTTTTCATCGGTCAGGTCTGCCCCATGGATAAACACGGATACTTCAATTTTTCCATAACCAACTCCGCAAGCCTTGCCAATGCCCAGCACTGCGAAAAGGTCATACTGGAAATAAACCCCAACCTTCCCATAGCCCTGGGAGGTGCGGAAGAATCCATCCATATCTCTCAGGTGGATTATATAGTGGAAGTGAAGGAAGACATGCCCGTTTTTGAGGCTCCTGCAGCAGAGCCATCAGAGGTGGACCGGCAGATTGCCGCCAATGTCATGGGTTTCATCCATGATGGCTGCTGCATTCAGCTGGGAATTGGCGGAATGCCCGATGCCGTGGGGAAAATGATAGCCGCATCGGACCTGAAAAACCTTGGGGGCCATACGGAAATGCTGTCCGAGGCCTATGTGGACATGATTGAATCCGGACGCATGACGGGAATTCACAAGCCCTTTGACAAGTGCAGGGTGCCCTATACCTTTGCCCTTGGGCCTAAGCGTCTTTATGATTTCATCCATAACAACCCTGCGGTGGCTTCCTACCCGGCCCAGTACACCAATGACCCCCGCCGCATTGCCCAGATCGACAACTTCATTTCCATCAACAATGCAGTGGAAGTGGATCTCTACAGTCAGGTAAATGCGGAAAGTGCGGACATTCACCAGATTTCCGGCAACGGCGGTATGTGGGACTTTGTCATGGGTGCCCAGTGGTCCAAAGGTGGCAAAAGCCTTATCTGTCTGGCTTCCACCGCCACCAACAAGGAAGGCCAGCGCATCTCCCGCATTGTGCCCCACTTTGATCCCTGCTCCATCACCACCATTCCCCGCCAGCAGGTGGATACCATTGTTACAGAGTATGGTGTAGCCGAGGTCCGGGCCCGCTCAACATGGGAGCGCGCCGAAATGATGGTGAACATTGCCCACCCCGACTTCCGGGATGAGCTGATCAAAAAAGCCGAAGCCCAGAAAATCTGGAAGCGCTCCAATAAAAAGGATGCCTGA
- a CDS encoding acetyl-CoA hydrolase/transferase C-terminal domain-containing protein, whose product MKKPVIFNDPEQMVDFIIENVGKKLVFGTQLGLGKPNNILNAVYRRVQKDQSISLHIITGLSLEPPVPGSELERRFLGPLVERVWGGYVELDYARDMRLKKLPPNVTISEFFYKAGAFMNNAHMQQNYINSNYTHAARDVNLNGMNVAGALLGKKEINGQLKYSVGCNADTAIDAVDIMKAKCEKGFKGIAIGEINNNLPFMFGDAVTEPEVFDAILESPQSDYRLFGAPKESINTIDYCIGLHASALIPDDGTLQIGIGSLGDAITYGLTVRHKHNDQYKKLLNEAGIMDKYKDMIDTWGGTDPFKKGLYGSTEMLVDTFVDLYKEGIMNRRVYDDIRIQRVVNAGLFTDDRNVTPEGFRQIIVDGGVHRVLTEKDVTFLKRFGVLKESVVYQDGKLVDGGTTVSADMGDVENLKVVAGTMLGDKLKEGYWAHAGFYLGPLKLYETLNAMSDEERALINMTSVLNVNQLYSNNKYGSLELRVLQRKNARFINAGLMVTLSGMVVSDSLDNLKVVSGIGGQYNFVAMAHALADARGALMIRATRGEGPKTVSNVVFNYGHCSVPRHLRDIIITEYGIADLRGQSDKNVIKQLLNVADSRFQEGLLEKAKQAGKIEADYKIPDAFRNNYPEKLEKVIAPYKKDGLFGPFPFGTVFTDEEIAIGKALRTFKTKAEISKFAAAKGVIGQFMASVPESAKPYLKRMDLENPANFKEKAMQKVVLCALKDTGAI is encoded by the coding sequence ATGAAGAAACCTGTTATATTCAATGATCCTGAACAGATGGTGGATTTCATCATTGAGAATGTGGGAAAAAAACTGGTGTTCGGGACACAGCTGGGTCTTGGAAAACCCAATAATATCCTCAATGCGGTGTACAGGCGCGTCCAGAAAGACCAGAGCATCAGTCTGCATATCATTACGGGTCTTTCCCTGGAGCCCCCCGTACCGGGAAGCGAGCTGGAACGTCGTTTTCTCGGTCCCCTTGTGGAAAGGGTATGGGGTGGCTATGTGGAACTGGATTATGCAAGGGACATGCGCCTTAAGAAGCTGCCGCCCAATGTGACCATCAGCGAGTTTTTCTATAAGGCCGGGGCATTCATGAATAATGCCCATATGCAGCAGAACTACATCAACAGTAATTACACCCATGCGGCCCGTGACGTGAACCTCAACGGCATGAATGTGGCGGGAGCCCTTCTGGGCAAAAAAGAGATCAATGGGCAGCTCAAGTACTCTGTGGGATGTAATGCGGATACGGCCATTGATGCAGTAGATATCATGAAGGCTAAATGCGAGAAGGGTTTCAAAGGGATAGCCATTGGTGAGATTAATAATAATCTCCCCTTCATGTTCGGTGATGCCGTTACGGAGCCTGAAGTTTTTGATGCTATCCTGGAAAGCCCCCAGAGCGATTACAGGCTTTTTGGAGCGCCCAAGGAATCCATCAATACAATTGATTACTGCATCGGCCTGCATGCCAGTGCCCTGATTCCTGATGATGGCACCCTGCAGATAGGTATCGGCTCCCTGGGTGATGCCATTACCTATGGACTCACCGTGCGCCACAAGCATAATGATCAGTACAAGAAGCTGCTGAACGAAGCAGGGATCATGGACAAGTACAAGGACATGATTGATACTTGGGGTGGAACAGATCCCTTTAAAAAAGGTCTTTACGGATCCACCGAAATGCTGGTGGACACCTTTGTGGACCTTTATAAGGAAGGCATCATGAACCGCAGGGTCTATGATGATATCCGAATTCAGAGGGTGGTCAATGCCGGTCTCTTTACCGATGACAGAAATGTAACTCCTGAAGGCTTCCGTCAGATTATTGTGGATGGCGGTGTGCACCGGGTACTCACGGAAAAGGATGTGACTTTCCTTAAGCGATTCGGTGTTCTGAAGGAGAGTGTTGTCTATCAGGATGGTAAGCTGGTGGATGGTGGCACTACCGTGTCTGCTGATATGGGAGATGTGGAAAACCTTAAGGTTGTTGCCGGAACCATGCTGGGGGATAAGCTTAAGGAGGGTTACTGGGCCCATGCGGGTTTCTATCTCGGGCCCCTGAAGCTTTATGAGACACTCAATGCAATGAGTGACGAAGAGAGGGCGCTGATTAACATGACCAGCGTACTCAATGTAAACCAGCTTTATTCAAACAATAAGTACGGCAGCCTTGAGCTGAGGGTGTTGCAGCGTAAAAACGCCCGTTTCATCAATGCGGGTCTTATGGTGACCCTGTCCGGCATGGTTGTTTCGGACAGCCTGGACAACCTGAAGGTGGTTTCCGGTATCGGTGGTCAGTATAACTTTGTGGCCATGGCCCATGCCCTTGCGGATGCCAGGGGTGCCCTTATGATCCGGGCCACCCGCGGGGAAGGTCCGAAAACAGTTTCCAATGTTGTTTTCAATTACGGTCACTGCTCCGTACCCCGTCACCTGAGGGATATTATTATTACGGAATATGGTATTGCGGATCTCAGGGGGCAGTCCGATAAGAATGTTATCAAGCAGCTTTTGAATGTGGCTGATTCCCGTTTCCAGGAAGGTCTGCTGGAAAAAGCCAAGCAGGCGGGCAAGATTGAGGCGGATTACAAAATTCCCGATGCTTTCCGGAATAATTATCCTGAAAAGCTGGAGAAAGTAATTGCGCCATATAAAAAGGACGGCCTGTTCGGACCCTTCCCCTTTGGTACTGTCTTTACGGACGAGGAAATTGCCATCGGCAAGGCTTTGAGAACATTTAAGACCAAGGCGGAGATCAGCAAGTTTGCCGCAGCCAAGGGTGTTATCGGTCAGTTTATGGCATCTGTTCCTGAATCGGCAAAGCCCTATCTCAAGCGGATGGACCTTGAAAACCCTGCAAACTTTAAAGAAAAAGCCATGCAGAAGGTTGTTCTCTGTGCCCTGAAGGATACGGGCGCAATCTAA